The sequence CAGAGCTCCGGGAATCAAagatattaaattaataagaGTAAACCCATTTATGTCAAGTTTTATAGGAAgcgattttaataaataaattaaaaatttaaaaagtacaCCTCTCGATTTTAGGCTTCTTGGAAAGTTCAACACTTTATTTTTCATGACCTCCATAAGAAATAATatattgttatatatttttttaactattATATGTTCGTTATATTTTCCCGTGTAAGATTCCGTTCTATCTAATTCTATGATTATCATAATTTAAACTAAGATCCGAGGCACTCACTAAAAACGTGAAATATATTCTCATAAAAAATACCCCCTAAAAGTTGAGTCATGACGATTCGTAAACAATCTTAGCTGACAAAAACACGCAATAACATTGGAAAATATTGACAGGAACTACGTAATACCTGAAAACCTGATAATGGCATCATCGGCAGAACTGTGAGATAAGCGAATTTTAGCAGCTGAACTTAAAAGCTTTTGATTGAGATTTCAGTTGCTAATTATCAGTCATAAAGTCAGGACGTATTCTGCGCGTAAAAATGagatttcatttattttacttGCTGGGTTTGCTCAGTGTGTCAAGTTTAACCCATGCTGGCAATCTGATCTGTTATTATGACTCGGCCTCGTATTTGCGCGAAGGTCTGGCCAGATTGCATACGAGCGATCTGGAATTGGCCATGCAATTTTGCAGCCACTTGGTTTACGGATACGCGGGACTGAAAGCGGGAACCCATGAGTTATTCAGCTTAAATGTGGACCTGGATATGTTCTATTACAAGGACATTACAGCCCTGCGTCAGAAGTTTCCTCAACTGAAAATTCTCCTCAGTGTGGGCGGAGATCATGATGTGGATTTGGCTCATCCCAATAAGTATATAGAGCTTCTGGAGGCGAATCGCACGGCCCAGCAGAATTTCATAGATAGCAGCATGATCTTGCTGAAAAGAAATGGTTTCGATGGCCTTGATCTGGCATTTCAGTTGCCTCGCAATAAGCCCAGAAAAGTACATGGATCTATTGGAACCTATTGGAAATCGTTTAAGAAACTTTTTACCGGTGACTTTATAGTGGATCCCCAGGCGGAAGAGCACAAGTCACAGTTCACCGATCTTGTGGGTAATCTCAAGACTGCTTTCCGATCTGCCAGTCTAATGCTTACTTTAACTGTCTTGCCCAATGTGAATTCCACTTGTGAGTATAAATCggaaaaaatttatttaaaatgttattaaagaaaatattactatattttaaatataatatttttcagGGTACTTTGATGTCCCCAAACTGCATCCCCAGTTCGATTATATTAACCTGGCTGCCTTTGACTTCCTCACCCCCTTGAGAAATCCCGAAGAGGCCGATTATACAGCTCCGATATTCTTCCTGGACGAACAGAATCGTCTGCCGCATTTGAATGTTGAATTCCAGGTTAATTACTGGTTGCAAAATCATTGTCCCGCACAGAAGTTAAACTTGGGTATAGCTAGTTATGGCAGGGCCTGGAAATTGACCAAGGATTCTGAACTGAGTGGATATCCAGTAGTTCACGAGACATTTGGAGCTGCTCCAGGAGGTCAGCAAATCAAGAGTTCCGAGGGTTTGCTAAGTTGGCCAGAGATTTGCGGCAAAATATCGCAGAATTCATCCGCCCTGTATCGAGGAGAACAGGCGCCCCTCCGCAAGGTCACAGATATTACCCAGAAATACGGAAATTACGCCCTCCGTCCGGCGGATGAGAATGGAGATTATGGTTTCTGGGTGAGCTTCGATGATCCGGATTTTGCTGGAATTAAGGCAGGATATGTCAGGGGCAAAGGACTTGGGGGCGTTGCCGTATTCGATTTGAGTTACGATGACTTCCGGGGTCTTTGCACTGGCATGAAGTTCCCCATTGTGCGATCCATAAAATACTTCATGGGCTAGAATATTCCTTGTTATCTCTAGTAGCTTAATATTTTGTTTCCAAATAAATGTAGGCTTGTTAAATAAAATCTAAATTTTTAACCATCGAAATTAATCAGTTTCTATATGTATGGTGATAAGGGGAATTAAAAATTTGACAATAGGGAAACATCAGAGAAACATAAAAATCATTCACAAAAAAATTTCGTCTTCACAAATTTCttttaagtttaagatgtttgGTAAAAAATAACACACTTTGCTTAATTAAGAacatcatttttaaaatcgtAAGAGTATTATAAGTGAATACCGAAATGGGACTTCCCGAAAACTACTTATACGTCCACTAACATATACAAAtatgtatttttgtttttctgtaaagtaaaaaatattccCAAAATGTTAATGTACTTCctatttacaaaataaatctGATTTAGTGCGTGCGATAAACTATATCATCCGGTAAATGGGCATTTCCTATGCTTTGAGTTCTATATTTATTTGCGAAATGAATCTGAAATACGGTTTTTGAATTATAATCAGCAGGCGCGTTTCAATGTTTTGAGATTATTGTCTTGTTTTTTGTTATTGGAGGTCTCAAAGTCTTGACCCTGCGTCTGCCTCATCGCAATCATCGTCATTAACTTGTGTGTACACAATTATGTCATTGCGAGAATAAGTAAACCGAGCTCGACTCTGGTCATGAGTATATCCCCCTCTTAAAGCTCAGCTCAAGCTTTTTGTCGTCGGTCTGAGTTTTGGTTTCGGTTTCCATTTCGACTTCAGTCTCAGTTCGATTTCATTTGATCTGGTCTGCGGTTGTGTTTATTGAGATATATCCCCGGCACCATGAAGGCCTGGATCTGGTTTACATTTGTCGCGTGTCTTTTTGCGGCAAGTACAGAAGCCGCCTCCAATTTAGTCTGCTACTATGACTCTTCGAGTTACACGAGGGAAGGTGAGTAGCAGATCGTAATACACAAAagattaaattttaaatgaatgaAAATACGAAGTGTTATGAGCGCATAGGTACTGGTTTGTTTATCAGCTAATACGCTGAAGAATGCTTCTCGCAAACAATAGATTTTGGAACAGAAGTCCAAGTTAGAACAATGAACTcttaaaatgaaacaaaaattttaatgattttaacttaaacaaataaacaaacaaagaaaaattttaaaacatataaaatgtgtttaaaaACGGTAGtaactaaacaaaaaataaacactAACAACTAAAAAATTCCTATACGATCTAAACAAagtaaaaacatatttaaatttgatttttttcatAGTTAATGTCCGAATAGGCTTGCGATAAAG is a genomic window of Drosophila suzukii chromosome 2L, CBGP_Dsuzu_IsoJpt1.0, whole genome shotgun sequence containing:
- the Idgf1 gene encoding chitinase-like protein Idgf1, which gives rise to MRFHLFYLLGLLSVSSLTHAGNLICYYDSASYLREGLARLHTSDLELAMQFCSHLVYGYAGLKAGTHELFSLNVDLDMFYYKDITALRQKFPQLKILLSVGGDHDVDLAHPNKYIELLEANRTAQQNFIDSSMILLKRNGFDGLDLAFQLPRNKPRKVHGSIGTYWKSFKKLFTGDFIVDPQAEEHKSQFTDLVGNLKTAFRSASLMLTLTVLPNVNSTWYFDVPKLHPQFDYINLAAFDFLTPLRNPEEADYTAPIFFLDEQNRLPHLNVEFQVNYWLQNHCPAQKLNLGIASYGRAWKLTKDSELSGYPVVHETFGAAPGGQQIKSSEGLLSWPEICGKISQNSSALYRGEQAPLRKVTDITQKYGNYALRPADENGDYGFWVSFDDPDFAGIKAGYVRGKGLGGVAVFDLSYDDFRGLCTGMKFPIVRSIKYFMG